Proteins encoded in a region of the Maniola jurtina chromosome 12, ilManJurt1.1, whole genome shotgun sequence genome:
- the LOC123870347 gene encoding dehydrodolichyl diphosphate synthase complex subunit NUS1 — MLSRLLRQFLFFLVHFIVNILVAVQKIYYRLCDKKSILPDNQVTKREVLILLNSVPKMKKKLEHLVVLADTNVHSMSDLALLVIWSLILGIPFVSFHDITGRLKKHEEDLFMEIESKKKGVPGCIKWSNKPDLNGYTNGTRANTVHINIFSQSDGRPKIAKCVKLLAKGDLKIRESSEEYTAQEFNESLIHLYPSIPDPELVLYTGPLCSTFGLLPWHIRLTEFIQLSVNHNVNINSYLGAMYKYNKCDQRFGK; from the exons ATGCTGTCCAGACTACTTCGCCAGTTTCTGTTTTTCCTGGTACACTTTATTGTGAATATACTTGTTGCTGTTCAGAAAATATATTACCGATTATGTGATAAAAAGTCCATCTTACCTGATAATCAAGTAACGAAGAGAGAAGTGTTAATATTATTGAATAGTGTGCCAAAAATGAAGAAGAAACTGGAACATTTAGTGGTATTGGCAGATACAAATGTTCATTCCATGAGTGACTTGGCACTGCTGGTTATCTGGAGTCTTATTTTAGGAATTCCCTTCGTCAGTTTCCACGACATAACAG gtCGATTAAAGAAACACGAGGAAGACTTATTCATGGAAATAGAAAGTAAAAAGAAAGGTGTCCCAGGCTGCATTAAGTGGTCAAATAAGCCAGATTTAAATGGTTATACAAATGGCACCCGCGCAAACACAGttcatattaatatattttcacAAAGTGATGGGAGGCCGAAAATAGCAAAGTGTGTAAAACTTTTAGCCAAAGGTGATTTGAAAATTAGAGAGAGTTCTGAGGAATACACAGCGCAAGAATTTAATGAATCCCTCATACATTTATACCCTTCTATACCTGATCCAGAATTAGTCTTGTACACAGGACCTCTCTGCTCAACTTTTGGTCTTTTACCGTGGCACATAAGACTTACAGAATTTATACAATTGTCTGTTAACCATAATGTTAACATTAACAGCTATCTAGGGGCtatgtataagtataataaatgtGATCAAAGATTTGGCAaataa